The following proteins are co-located in the Oceanibaculum indicum P24 genome:
- a CDS encoding mannose-1-phosphate guanylyltransferase/mannose-6-phosphate isomerase translates to MPQSADFSSVIPVILSGGSGSRLWPVSRLSYPKQFLPLLGDSSLIQDTVLRTAPAQGFGAPMIVCAEDHRFIVAEHMRQLDIEPAAILLEPKGRNTAPALAAAALVAREKTPESILLVLPADHHIADPAGLRAAVAAGLPLARAGKLVTFGMVPDAPETGYGYVKPGESLGDGVQAVERFVEKPDRATAELFVAEGYLWNSGMFLLSAEACLAEIARHAPEVLKAAEESVAMATSDLSFRRLGAAFAEAPSISIDYAVMERTDHAAVVPADIGWADLGSWSSLWQVGEKNADGNVLQGDAWTIGTKNSLVRGEGIATVAVGVENLIVVATEDAVLVVSKDAVQQVKDAVELLKAEGRGEASAHRQIYRPWGYYQTLHAGDRFQVKRLTVKPGGKLSLQKHFHRAEHWVVVNGTALVTRGEEQMLLQENESVYLPLGCVHRLENPGKVPLNLIEVQSGAYLGEDDIVRIEDAFGRA, encoded by the coding sequence ATGCCCCAATCCGCCGATTTCAGTTCCGTCATTCCCGTCATCCTGTCCGGCGGCAGCGGCTCGCGGCTATGGCCGGTGTCGCGTCTCAGCTACCCCAAGCAGTTCCTGCCTCTGCTGGGCGACAGCAGCCTGATCCAGGACACCGTTCTGCGCACCGCGCCGGCCCAGGGTTTCGGCGCGCCGATGATCGTCTGCGCGGAGGATCACCGCTTCATCGTTGCCGAACATATGCGCCAGCTCGATATCGAGCCGGCAGCCATCCTGCTGGAGCCGAAGGGGCGCAACACCGCGCCGGCGCTGGCCGCCGCCGCGCTGGTCGCACGCGAAAAGACGCCCGAATCCATCCTGCTGGTGCTGCCGGCGGACCATCATATTGCCGACCCGGCAGGGCTTCGTGCGGCTGTGGCGGCGGGCCTGCCGCTGGCGCGGGCCGGCAAGCTGGTCACTTTCGGCATGGTGCCGGACGCGCCGGAGACCGGCTATGGCTATGTGAAGCCGGGCGAGTCTCTGGGCGATGGTGTGCAGGCCGTCGAACGCTTCGTTGAAAAGCCGGACCGTGCCACGGCGGAACTTTTTGTCGCCGAGGGCTATCTCTGGAATTCCGGCATGTTCCTGCTGTCCGCCGAGGCCTGCCTGGCGGAGATCGCGCGCCACGCGCCGGAGGTGCTGAAGGCGGCGGAGGAATCTGTCGCCATGGCGACCAGCGATCTGTCCTTCCGACGGCTGGGCGCGGCATTCGCCGAGGCGCCCTCGATCTCCATCGACTATGCGGTGATGGAACGAACGGACCATGCCGCCGTCGTGCCGGCAGATATCGGCTGGGCCGATCTGGGCTCCTGGTCCTCGCTCTGGCAGGTTGGTGAGAAGAATGCAGACGGCAATGTGCTGCAGGGCGACGCCTGGACCATCGGCACGAAGAACAGCCTTGTACGCGGCGAGGGCATCGCGACGGTGGCGGTCGGTGTCGAGAATCTGATCGTCGTCGCCACCGAGGATGCGGTGCTGGTCGTCTCCAAGGATGCCGTGCAACAGGTGAAGGACGCGGTGGAGCTGCTCAAGGCCGAAGGCCGCGGCGAGGCCAGCGCGCATCGCCAGATCTACCGCCCCTGGGGCTATTACCAGACCCTGCATGCCGGCGACCGCTTCCAGGTGAAGCGGCTGACCGTGAAGCCGGGCGGCAAGCTGTCGCTGCAGAAGCACTTCCACCGCGCCGAACACTGGGTGGTGGTGAACGGCACCGCGCTGGTCACGCGCGGCGAGGAGCAGATGCTGCTGCAGGAGAATGAGTCGGTCTATCTGCCGCTGGGCTGCGTCCACCGGCTGGAGAACCCGGGCAAGGTGCCGCTGAACCTAATCGAGGTGCAGTCCGGCGCCTATCTCGGCGAGGACGATATCGTACGCATCGAGGATGCCTTCGGCCGCGCCTGA
- a CDS encoding Na+/H+ antiporter subunit G: MDFILELLLSAFIVIAGFFSLVGSFGLLKLPDVMTRLHAPTKATTLGVGGILVASMLYNLMAHGTVSVHELAITLFLFITAPITANFIAKAYLHEQRAEAAKSLPKPDAKASDWATYKVPERQAES; the protein is encoded by the coding sequence ATGGATTTCATTCTCGAACTGCTGCTCTCCGCCTTCATCGTCATCGCCGGCTTCTTCTCTCTGGTGGGTTCCTTCGGCCTGCTGAAGCTGCCCGACGTGATGACCAGGCTGCATGCCCCGACCAAGGCGACGACTCTGGGCGTCGGCGGCATCCTCGTTGCCTCCATGCTCTATAACCTGATGGCGCATGGCACCGTGTCGGTGCATGAGCTGGCGATCACGCTGTTCCTGTTCATCACGGCGCCGATCACCGCCAATTTCATCGCCAAGGCCTATCTGCACGAGCAGCGCGCCGAGGCGGCAAAGAGCCTGCCGAAGCCGGACGCCAAGGCATCCGACTGGGCGACCTACAAGGTCCCGGAGCGTCAGGCGGAGAGCTGA
- a CDS encoding monovalent cation/H+ antiporter subunit A encodes MSLLLIVLLPFIGAIFAALSIRAGRNACSIAALATTLTSLTLLLTHAPAVFRGEVVTARFEWLPALGLNVNFFVDGLGLFFAGLILGIGALIIIYARAYLSKDDPMGRFMAYLLLFQGAMVGIVLSDNILLLLVFWELTSLSSFLLIGYWNHLPEGRQGARMALAVTGAGGLSLIAGMLILGHIAGSYDLTVILQNGDVIRQSPLYLPALLLILGGCFTKSAQFPFHFWLPHAMAAPTPVSAYLHSATMVKAGIFLMARLWPVLSGTEEWFYLVTTAGLATMVIAAWIALFKDDLKGLLAFSTVSHLGLITMLLGFGTPMGAMTAVFHILNHATFKAALFMTAGIVDHEAGTRDIKRLGGLLFLMPITGTIAMVTAASMAGLPLLNGFLSKEMMLEQAGLTVWLGNDWIVPVLATIGALFSVAYSFRYIAHVFLGEQRHDYPHHPHDPPFLMWAPPALLAVLVVLIGLLPAVIAGPLVATVSAAVIGAPAPDYKLAIWHGLTPALFMSVIAVVGGALLLWRHATAKAIRESVPRPEAKTIFEACIAALVSLASRFTDGLQNGSLQRYLAWLVGAALVIGYGGYFGTTNAPGGRPTLPAPPLAIIAWLLLIAASIGAVTMHRQRLFALMLVSVVGLIVSLGFLYLSAPDLALTQISVEVVTVILMLLALNFLPKATPVESSMPRKTRDGILAGLAGLGVGGAVWAVMTRDFETISSYHLENSKTGGGGTNVVNVILVDFRGFDTFGEIIVLGIAALVIFALLDSAMHGECRRKLMNWQFETARAADRHPLMMVVVSRVMLPLALMVGVYIFLRGHNEPGGGFIAGLIVAIALVMQYMASGLGWAAQRIRIDYHMTIGLGVLFAALTGVGAWLAGRPFLTSDYGYFTLPLVGTFELATAMLFDIGVFLTVVGAVMLALANLSRIGMKAEHLTVSKEPMDLDPSRDGTAAKPAGQES; translated from the coding sequence ATGAGCCTCCTTCTGATCGTTTTGCTGCCGTTTATCGGCGCCATTTTCGCTGCGCTGTCGATACGGGCGGGCCGCAATGCCTGCAGCATCGCCGCGCTCGCCACCACGCTGACCAGCCTCACATTGCTGCTGACGCACGCCCCCGCCGTCTTTCGCGGCGAGGTGGTGACTGCGCGGTTCGAATGGCTGCCGGCACTTGGCCTCAACGTGAACTTCTTCGTGGACGGGCTGGGGCTGTTCTTCGCCGGGCTGATCCTGGGCATTGGCGCGCTGATCATCATCTATGCCCGCGCCTACCTGTCGAAGGACGACCCGATGGGCCGCTTCATGGCCTATCTGCTGTTGTTCCAGGGCGCCATGGTCGGCATCGTGCTGTCCGACAACATCCTGCTGCTGCTGGTGTTCTGGGAGCTGACAAGCCTGTCCTCCTTCCTGCTGATCGGCTACTGGAACCACCTGCCGGAAGGCCGCCAGGGCGCGCGCATGGCGCTGGCCGTCACCGGCGCCGGCGGCCTGTCGCTGATTGCCGGCATGCTGATCCTGGGCCATATCGCCGGCTCCTACGACCTGACCGTGATCCTGCAGAATGGCGACGTCATCCGGCAGTCGCCGCTGTACCTGCCGGCATTGCTGCTGATCCTCGGCGGCTGCTTCACCAAGTCGGCGCAGTTCCCGTTCCATTTCTGGCTGCCGCACGCGATGGCCGCCCCCACCCCGGTCAGCGCCTATCTGCACAGCGCCACCATGGTGAAGGCCGGCATCTTCCTGATGGCGCGGCTTTGGCCTGTGCTGTCGGGCACCGAGGAATGGTTCTACCTGGTGACCACCGCCGGTCTCGCGACCATGGTCATCGCGGCGTGGATCGCCCTGTTCAAGGATGATCTGAAGGGGCTGCTGGCCTTCTCCACGGTCAGCCATCTGGGGCTGATCACCATGCTGCTGGGCTTCGGCACGCCGATGGGCGCGATGACCGCGGTGTTCCACATCCTGAACCATGCGACCTTCAAGGCGGCGCTGTTCATGACCGCCGGCATCGTCGATCACGAGGCCGGCACGCGCGACATCAAGCGGCTGGGCGGCTTGCTGTTCCTGATGCCGATCACCGGCACCATCGCCATGGTAACCGCCGCCTCGATGGCCGGCCTGCCGCTGCTGAACGGCTTCCTGTCGAAGGAGATGATGCTTGAACAGGCCGGGCTGACCGTCTGGCTGGGCAATGACTGGATCGTGCCCGTGCTGGCGACGATCGGCGCGCTGTTCTCCGTCGCCTATTCCTTCCGCTACATCGCGCATGTCTTCCTGGGCGAGCAGCGCCATGACTATCCGCATCATCCGCACGATCCGCCCTTCCTGATGTGGGCGCCGCCCGCGCTGCTGGCGGTGCTGGTGGTGCTGATCGGCCTGTTGCCGGCGGTGATCGCCGGGCCGCTGGTCGCCACCGTCTCCGCCGCCGTCATCGGCGCGCCGGCGCCGGACTACAAGCTGGCGATCTGGCATGGCCTCACCCCGGCCCTGTTCATGAGCGTGATCGCGGTGGTCGGCGGCGCGCTGCTGCTGTGGCGCCACGCCACGGCCAAGGCGATCCGCGAATCGGTGCCGCGACCGGAGGCCAAGACGATCTTCGAGGCCTGCATCGCAGCACTGGTGAGCCTGGCAAGCCGCTTCACGGACGGGCTGCAGAACGGCTCGCTGCAGCGCTACCTCGCCTGGCTGGTGGGCGCGGCGCTGGTGATCGGCTATGGCGGCTATTTCGGCACCACGAACGCGCCGGGCGGCCGACCGACCCTGCCTGCTCCGCCGCTTGCCATCATTGCCTGGCTGCTGCTGATCGCCGCCAGCATCGGCGCGGTGACGATGCACCGCCAGCGCCTGTTCGCGCTGATGCTGGTCAGCGTGGTCGGCCTCATCGTCTCGCTGGGCTTCCTGTATCTGTCCGCCCCCGACCTTGCGCTGACGCAGATCTCCGTCGAGGTGGTGACGGTCATCCTGATGCTGCTGGCGCTGAACTTCCTGCCGAAGGCAACGCCGGTCGAAAGCAGCATGCCGCGCAAGACGCGCGACGGCATCCTCGCCGGGCTGGCCGGGCTGGGTGTCGGCGGTGCGGTCTGGGCGGTGATGACCCGCGATTTCGAGACCATCTCCAGCTACCATCTGGAGAATTCCAAGACCGGCGGCGGCGGCACCAATGTGGTGAACGTGATCCTGGTCGATTTCCGCGGCTTCGATACATTCGGCGAGATCATCGTGCTGGGCATCGCCGCGCTGGTGATCTTCGCCCTGCTGGACAGCGCGATGCATGGCGAATGCCGGCGCAAGCTGATGAACTGGCAGTTCGAGACCGCGCGCGCCGCCGACCGGCACCCGCTGATGATGGTCGTGGTGTCGCGCGTCATGCTGCCGCTGGCGCTGATGGTCGGCGTCTATATCTTCCTGCGCGGCCATAACGAGCCGGGCGGCGGCTTCATCGCCGGCCTGATCGTCGCCATCGCGCTGGTCATGCAGTACATGGCCAGCGGCCTTGGCTGGGCAGCACAGCGCATCCGCATCGACTATCACATGACGATTGGCCTCGGCGTGCTGTTCGCCGCGCTGACCGGCGTCGGCGCCTGGCTGGCCGGGCGGCCGTTCCTGACCAGCGACTACGGCTATTTCACCCTGCCGCTGGTCGGCACCTTCGAGCTGGCGACCGCGATGCTGTTCGATATCGGCGTGTTCCTGACCGTGGTCGGTGCGGTGATGCTGGCGCTGGCGAACCTGTCGCGCATCGGCATGAAGGCGGAGCATCTGACCGTCTCGAAGGAGCCGATGGACCTCGACCCGTCACGCGACGGCACAGCGGCGAAACCCGCCGGTCAGGAGAGCTGA
- a CDS encoding monovalent cation/H+ antiporter subunit D produces the protein MSHWIILPVILPAIAASLLLLGLNKDQALERTVALTSTAAQFAVAVALTVAATQTPAEAYLLGNWPAPFGIVLVLDRLSAMMLLLTSALALFVLLYALGGWDKRGRHFHALFQFQLMGVNGAFLTGDVFNLFVFYEVLLIASYGLMVHGSGGERLKAGTHYVITNLTGSALFLIAVTMIYGVTGTLNMADLAVKVPQVAAGDQGLLQAGALLLLLVFGIKAALVPLHFWLPGTYAASSAPVAALFAIMTKVGAYSILRFYTLAFGADAGPATFVAGPWLLPAALVTMVIGMVGMLAARQLRWLVAFGVVGSMGTLLTGFSLFTAEALSAGMYYMLHSTFIAAGLFLLVEQISIRRGSDAVAPGSSFAGIGLTSSLFMAAAIAMAGLPPLSGFLGKLLILDAARDSGAMGWIWTLILVTSFLSIVAFARAGSLVFWKRGGDVAPESPTGPQPVLPLVATIGVLAMTALLSAFAGPVSGYLDETARQLMAPTDYIAAVLGADALASR, from the coding sequence ATGAGTCACTGGATCATTCTGCCGGTCATCCTTCCGGCCATCGCCGCCAGCCTTCTTCTGCTTGGCCTGAACAAGGACCAGGCGCTGGAGCGTACCGTCGCCCTGACCTCGACCGCTGCGCAGTTCGCCGTCGCCGTGGCACTGACCGTGGCCGCAACGCAGACCCCGGCGGAGGCTTATCTGCTGGGCAACTGGCCGGCGCCGTTCGGCATCGTGCTGGTGCTGGACCGGCTGTCGGCGATGATGCTGCTGCTCACATCCGCGCTGGCGCTGTTCGTGCTGCTCTATGCCCTTGGCGGCTGGGACAAGCGCGGCCGGCATTTCCACGCGCTGTTCCAGTTCCAGCTGATGGGCGTGAATGGCGCCTTCCTGACCGGCGACGTGTTCAACCTGTTCGTGTTCTACGAGGTGCTGCTGATCGCCTCCTACGGGCTGATGGTGCATGGCAGCGGCGGCGAACGTCTGAAGGCCGGCACGCATTATGTCATCACCAACCTGACCGGCTCCGCGCTGTTCCTGATCGCGGTCACCATGATCTATGGCGTCACCGGCACGCTGAACATGGCCGACCTTGCGGTGAAGGTGCCGCAGGTGGCGGCGGGCGATCAGGGGCTGCTGCAGGCCGGCGCGCTGTTGCTGCTGCTGGTGTTCGGCATCAAGGCGGCGCTGGTACCGCTGCATTTCTGGCTGCCCGGCACCTATGCCGCCAGCTCTGCCCCGGTGGCCGCCCTGTTCGCGATCATGACCAAGGTCGGTGCCTATTCGATCCTGCGCTTCTACACGCTGGCCTTCGGCGCCGACGCCGGCCCCGCCACCTTTGTCGCCGGCCCCTGGCTGCTGCCGGCCGCGCTGGTCACGATGGTGATCGGCATGGTCGGCATGCTGGCCGCACGGCAGCTGCGCTGGCTGGTCGCCTTCGGCGTCGTCGGCTCGATGGGCACGCTGCTGACCGGCTTCAGCCTGTTCACGGCGGAAGCGCTGTCGGCCGGCATGTATTACATGCTGCATTCGACCTTCATCGCCGCCGGCCTGTTCCTGCTGGTCGAGCAGATATCGATCCGGCGTGGCAGCGATGCGGTGGCGCCGGGTAGCAGCTTCGCCGGGATTGGCCTGACCTCGTCGCTGTTCATGGCCGCCGCCATCGCCATGGCCGGCCTGCCGCCGCTGAGCGGTTTCCTGGGCAAGCTGCTGATCCTGGACGCCGCGCGCGACAGCGGGGCGATGGGCTGGATCTGGACGCTGATCCTCGTCACCTCCTTCCTGTCCATCGTCGCCTTCGCCCGGGCCGGCAGCCTGGTGTTCTGGAAGCGCGGCGGGGATGTCGCCCCCGAGAGCCCCACCGGTCCGCAGCCGGTCCTGCCACTGGTCGCCACCATCGGCGTGCTGGCGATGACGGCCCTGCTGTCCGCTTTCGCCGGGCCGGTTTCCGGCTATCTGGACGAGACGGCGCGGCAGCTGATGGCCCCGACGGACTACATCGCCGCCGTGCTGGGCGCCGACGCGCTGGCGTCGCGTTGA
- a CDS encoding Na+/H+ antiporter subunit E, giving the protein MQRYLPHPIMVIILTLLWMVLLNDFSVGGLVLGILLGIGITLLTSRLWPGAPRIASYPKAFAYFFLVLWDIVVANVQVAGLILFKRNADLKPDFISIPLDIRTPEAITLLAGTITMTPGTVSCDLSADGRSLLVHGLNIEDAPATIADIKKRYEARLKEIFE; this is encoded by the coding sequence ATGCAGCGTTATCTTCCGCACCCGATCATGGTCATTATCCTCACCCTGCTCTGGATGGTTCTGCTGAACGACTTCTCGGTCGGCGGACTCGTGCTGGGCATCCTGCTGGGCATTGGAATCACGCTGCTGACCAGCCGGCTGTGGCCGGGCGCGCCGCGCATTGCCAGCTACCCGAAGGCCTTTGCCTATTTCTTCCTGGTGCTGTGGGACATCGTCGTCGCCAACGTCCAGGTTGCCGGGCTGATCCTGTTCAAGCGCAATGCTGACCTGAAGCCGGATTTCATCTCGATCCCGCTGGATATCCGCACGCCGGAAGCGATCACCCTGCTGGCCGGCACCATCACCATGACGCCAGGCACCGTGTCCTGCGACCTGTCGGCCGATGGCCGCAGCCTGCTGGTGCACGGGCTGAACATTGAGGATGCGCCGGCAACCATCGCCGATATCAAGAAGCGCTACGAGGCCCGCCTGAAGGAGATTTTCGAATGA
- a CDS encoding K+/H+ antiporter subunit F → MIFYAIAFCFACIGLALLMNLWRLATGPTIPDRILALDTMTINAIALIVLYSLMSDTSILFEAAILFAMVGFISTVAYCKFLLRGDVIE, encoded by the coding sequence ATGATCTTCTACGCCATCGCCTTCTGTTTCGCCTGCATCGGCCTGGCACTGCTGATGAATCTGTGGCGCCTTGCCACCGGGCCGACCATACCGGACCGCATCCTGGCGCTGGACACCATGACCATCAACGCCATCGCGCTGATCGTGCTGTACAGCCTGATGAGCGACACTTCCATCCTGTTCGAGGCGGCGATCCTGTTCGCCATGGTGGGCTTCATCTCCACCGTGGCCTACTGCAAGTTCCTGCTGCGCGGCGACGTGATCGAGTAA
- a CDS encoding Na+/H+ antiporter subunit C, translating to MEFLMASGIGVMTAAGVYLLLRARTFPVIVGLTFLSYAVNAFIFAMGRLETEKPPILALKLAQYTDPLPQALVLTAIVIAFGMTAMAVVLVLRAYLEVDSDHVDGDSDNREGTGR from the coding sequence ATGGAATTCCTCATGGCATCCGGCATTGGCGTGATGACGGCGGCGGGCGTCTATCTGCTGCTGCGCGCCCGCACCTTCCCGGTCATCGTCGGGCTGACCTTCCTGTCCTATGCGGTGAACGCCTTCATCTTCGCCATGGGCCGGCTTGAGACCGAAAAGCCGCCGATCCTGGCCCTGAAGCTGGCGCAGTACACCGACCCGCTGCCGCAGGCGCTGGTGCTGACCGCCATCGTCATCGCCTTCGGCATGACGGCGATGGCCGTGGTGCTGGTGCTGCGCGCCTATCTGGAAGTTGACAGCGACCATGTCGATGGCGACAGCGATAACCGGGAGGGAACCGGGCGATGA
- a CDS encoding amidohydrolase family protein, with amino-acid sequence MNSTDAKTAKTVVIRKADWTVAWDAGKNRHVYRRGIDIAFWGNAILHVGPDYDGPADSEIDGRQSVVLPGLINIHCHPYNQPTYKGVREELGNPKLYMSALYDRTALFQDHEGGPEAPCAYALSEMLLSGVTTIADLSPSYPGWIELLAKSGVRAYVTPQFREARWDVPTGHRLDFVWDKEAGQKQFEKALALVDEAVAHPSGRLSGIVMPAQVDTCSAEMFQESVKAARARKLPLQTHAAQSVVEFHEMTRRHGLTPIQWLDEVGFLAPDVTIGHGMFLDHHSLIHWESRSDLGLLAKRGATVAHCPTVFSRYGHTLEHFGKYLEAGVNMAIGTDTHPHNLWEEMRTAAILARVNAKDFRAVTTADMFNAVTTGPAKALGRDDIGRLAPGAKADIVLVDATHPIMRPLRDPLRSLVYTAAERAVRDVYVDGVLRVENGQVLGFDFAAAAEAVEQGQRRAEATVAQRNPKGLSGRDISPLALEEM; translated from the coding sequence ATGAACAGCACAGACGCCAAGACCGCCAAGACCGTGGTGATCCGCAAGGCCGACTGGACGGTTGCCTGGGATGCCGGGAAGAACCGCCATGTCTATCGCCGCGGCATCGACATTGCCTTCTGGGGCAACGCGATCCTGCATGTCGGGCCGGATTATGACGGGCCGGCGGACAGCGAGATCGACGGGCGGCAGTCGGTCGTGCTGCCGGGCCTCATCAATATTCACTGCCACCCTTACAACCAGCCGACCTACAAGGGCGTGCGCGAGGAGTTGGGGAATCCGAAGCTCTATATGAGCGCGCTGTACGACCGCACGGCGCTGTTCCAGGACCATGAGGGCGGGCCGGAGGCGCCGTGCGCCTATGCGCTGTCGGAAATGCTGCTGTCCGGCGTGACCACCATTGCCGACCTGTCACCGAGCTATCCCGGCTGGATCGAGCTGCTGGCCAAGAGCGGCGTGCGCGCCTATGTGACGCCGCAGTTCCGCGAGGCGCGCTGGGACGTGCCGACCGGCCATCGGCTGGATTTCGTCTGGGACAAGGAAGCCGGCCAAAAGCAGTTCGAGAAGGCGCTGGCGCTGGTGGACGAGGCGGTGGCGCATCCGTCCGGCCGGCTGTCCGGCATCGTCATGCCGGCGCAGGTCGATACCTGCTCGGCGGAGATGTTCCAGGAGTCGGTGAAGGCGGCGCGCGCCCGCAAGCTGCCGCTGCAGACCCATGCGGCGCAGAGCGTGGTCGAGTTCCACGAGATGACCCGCCGGCACGGGCTCACGCCGATCCAGTGGCTGGACGAGGTGGGGTTCCTGGCGCCGGACGTGACCATCGGCCATGGCATGTTCCTCGACCATCACTCGCTGATCCATTGGGAGAGCCGCAGTGACCTCGGCCTGCTGGCGAAGCGCGGCGCGACGGTGGCGCACTGCCCGACGGTGTTCTCGCGCTATGGCCATACGCTGGAGCATTTCGGGAAGTATCTGGAGGCCGGGGTGAACATGGCGATCGGCACCGACACCCACCCGCATAATCTGTGGGAGGAGATGCGCACCGCTGCCATCCTGGCGCGGGTGAACGCCAAGGATTTCCGCGCCGTGACCACCGCCGACATGTTCAATGCCGTCACCACCGGCCCGGCCAAAGCGCTGGGACGCGATGATATCGGAAGGCTGGCGCCGGGTGCCAAGGCCGACATCGTGCTGGTCGATGCCACGCATCCGATCATGCGGCCACTGCGCGACCCGCTGCGCAGCCTCGTCTATACGGCGGCGGAACGCGCGGTGCGCGACGTCTATGTCGATGGCGTGCTGCGCGTCGAGAACGGGCAGGTGCTGGGCTTCGACTTCGCCGCCGCCGCCGAGGCGGTGGAGCAGGGGCAGCGCCGGGCTGAGGCGACGGTCGCGCAGCGCAACCCGAAAGGTCTGTCGGGCCGCGATATCTCCCCGCTGGCGCTGGAGGAAATGTGA
- a CDS encoding amidase, with protein MDIAFWPAKKQAAAIKNKKISALELLDHCLARVEKHDGDINAVVVKDVEGARKRAKEADKALAKGSVWGALHGVPMTIKESFDVVGMPTTWGLPEMKDNFPKQDALSVTRLKQAGVTLYGKSNVPLLLSDWQSFNEVYGTTNNPWDLTRTPGGSSGGSAASLAAGFCGIEAGSDIGASIRNPAHYCGVFGHKPTYGICPPRGQALPGRVSASDISVIGPMARSAADLAIGLDVMAGPDDIEGAGYKLVLPAPKKKSLKDYKVALMLTDRNAEVDKSVQDRLLALADFLRKEGATVDERARPDIDTDEAMAIYVALLRGATSGRQTAEQYKANLALAEKLDPKDQGYAARMLRAVTMPHKDWLAFNERRHQLRLKWAEFFTQYDLLLCPTATTAAFTQNQKGERWERMIPVNGKDQPSTDQLFWAGYTGAFYLPSTMAPIGLTPEGLPVGVQIVGPQYGDRNCIAFAGMIEKGYGGFVAPPAYAA; from the coding sequence ATGGACATCGCATTCTGGCCGGCGAAGAAGCAGGCAGCGGCCATCAAGAACAAGAAGATCAGTGCCCTCGAACTGCTGGATCACTGCCTGGCGCGGGTCGAAAAGCATGATGGCGACATCAATGCCGTGGTGGTGAAGGATGTCGAGGGTGCGCGCAAGCGCGCGAAGGAGGCTGACAAGGCGCTGGCCAAGGGCTCTGTCTGGGGGGCGCTGCACGGCGTGCCGATGACGATCAAGGAATCCTTCGACGTGGTCGGCATGCCCACCACTTGGGGCCTGCCGGAGATGAAGGACAATTTCCCGAAGCAGGACGCGCTGTCGGTCACCCGCCTGAAGCAGGCCGGCGTGACGCTCTACGGCAAGTCCAACGTGCCGCTGTTGCTGTCCGACTGGCAGAGCTTCAACGAGGTCTATGGTACCACCAACAACCCCTGGGACCTGACGCGCACGCCGGGCGGTTCCTCCGGCGGGTCGGCGGCGTCGCTGGCCGCCGGCTTCTGCGGCATTGAGGCGGGCAGCGACATCGGCGCCTCGATCCGCAACCCGGCGCATTATTGCGGCGTCTTCGGGCACAAGCCGACCTATGGCATCTGCCCGCCGCGCGGCCAGGCGCTGCCGGGCCGGGTTTCGGCCTCCGATATCTCGGTGATCGGTCCGATGGCGCGCAGCGCCGCCGACCTTGCCATCGGCCTCGATGTGATGGCCGGGCCGGACGATATCGAAGGGGCGGGCTACAAGCTTGTTCTGCCGGCGCCGAAGAAGAAGAGCCTGAAGGACTACAAGGTCGCCCTGATGCTGACCGACCGCAATGCGGAGGTCGATAAGAGCGTGCAGGACCGGCTGCTGGCGCTGGCGGATTTCCTGCGCAAGGAAGGGGCGACGGTGGACGAGCGCGCGCGCCCGGATATCGATACCGACGAGGCGATGGCGATCTATGTCGCACTGCTGCGCGGGGCGACCTCCGGCCGGCAGACGGCGGAACAGTACAAGGCGAACCTGGCGCTGGCGGAAAAGCTGGACCCGAAGGACCAGGGCTATGCCGCCCGCATGCTCCGCGCCGTCACCATGCCGCACAAGGACTGGCTGGCCTTTAACGAGCGCCGCCACCAGCTGCGGCTGAAATGGGCGGAGTTCTTCACCCAGTACGATCTGCTGCTGTGCCCGACCGCGACCACGGCGGCCTTCACGCAGAACCAGAAGGGCGAGCGCTGGGAGCGCATGATCCCGGTGAACGGCAAGGACCAGCCCTCGACCGACCAGCTGTTCTGGGCCGGTTATACTGGTGCCTTCTATCTGCCCTCGACCATGGCGCCCATCGGCCTGACGCCGGAGGGGCTGCCGGTCGGCGTGCAGATCGTCGGCCCGCAATATGGCGACCGCAACTGCATCGCCTTCGCCGGGATGATCGAGAAGGGCTATGGCGGCTTCGTCGCGCCGCCCGCCTACGCGGCGTGA